In one Brassica oleracea var. oleracea cultivar TO1000 chromosome C9, BOL, whole genome shotgun sequence genomic region, the following are encoded:
- the LOC106318015 gene encoding F-box/LRR-repeat protein At5g02910-like, with product MNGEDPTDGHDFISSLPDAILHLILSSIPTKSAIRTSALSKRWRHVWSETPSLSIDSHRVVARSINKTLSTFSSPKVATFHLRTCLANRIQHVDTWIEFAVNRHAEKLSLEFRDTRVRDYDFPDSFYANSTVKELLIESGSVVMKPKRDVSWTSLKSLSLSYCKLSDDALVKILSGCPLLESLELMFCDEFRCLDLSRSPRVVRLEIDRSDWFLGPTEIVAPHVHCLRLRHSRLPCRLVDVSCLKEANLNIYFCDLGTLTGDFLQGNVVKMLAKLQNVEKLTVGATFLQMLSLAALCDVRFPTLKVECLTLETMIVRSVVPGITRLLQNSPGLRKLTIHTVKCSIISEAHLNSYLRSHSLNQRQCWRSKDTAFPGSMETISMLVGKYAESNLVASFVERLLRNTRSLETMVVLLVGYLDASGFEELVAMATRLSHKRNVFISIKQSHVQNVSNTFS from the exons ATGAACGGCGAAGATCCAACCGACGGTCACGATTTCATCAGCTCTCTACCAGACGCGATTCTCCACCTCATCCTCTCCTCAATTCCGACAAAGTCAGCGATCAGAACCTCCGCCCTGTCCAAGCGATGGAGACACGTCTGGTCCGAGACCCCTTCCCTCTCCATCGACAGCCACAGAGTGGTCGCCAGATCGATAAACAAAACCTTATCCACCTTCTCGTCTCCCAAAGTCGCGACCTTTCACCTCCGAACATGCTTAGCCAATAGGATCCAGCACGTCGACACCTGGATCGAGTTCGCCGTCAACCGTCACGCGGAGAAGCTCTCTCTCGAGTTTCGTGATACACGTGTCAGGGACTACGACTTCCCCGACTCCTTCTACGCCAACTCTACCGTGAAGGAGCTCTTGATCGAGTCTGGATCCGTTGTGATGAAACCTAAGCGTGACGTGTCGTGGACGTCGCTAAAGAGCTTGTCTTTGAGTTACTGTAAGCTCTCCGACGACGCCCTTGTCAAGATTCTCTCTGGCTGTCCGCTGCTTGAGAGCTTGGAGCTGATGTTCTGCGACGAGTTTCGGTGTCTTGATCTGAGCCGTTCGCCGCGTGTGGTGAGATTGGAGATTGATCGGAGCGATTGGTTTCTCGGACCGACGGAGATTGTGGCGCCGCATGTGCATTGTTTGAGATTGAGACACTCGAGGTTACCGTGTAGATTAGTGGATGTGTCTTGTTTGAAAGAAGCTAATTTGAACATTTACTTCTGCGATCTTGGAACACTTACTGGTGATTTTCTTCAAGGGAACGTGGTGAAGATGCTGGCGAAGTTGCAGAATGTTGAGAAGCTTACTGTTGGTGCTACCTTTCTCCAG ATGTTGTCTCTTGCGGCGCTCTGTGATGTACGTTTCCCGACGCTCAAGGTCGAATGTTTGACTCTTGAAACGATGATTGTTCGGTCTGTTGTTCCTGGTATAACAAGGCTTCTACAGAACTCACCTGGATTACGAAAGCTAACGATTCATACCGTGAAATGCAGCATCATATCG GAAGCACATTTGAACAGTTACTTGCGTTCACATAGCTTGAACCAGCGTCAATGCTGGAGATCAAAAGACACGGCCTTCCCTGGATCTATGGAGACCATTTCAATGTTGGTGGGGAAGTACGCAGAGTCCAATCTTGTGGCTTCGTTCGTGGAGCGTTTATTGAGAAACACAAGAAGTCTGGAAACAATGGTTGTGCTCTTGGTGGGTTACCTTGATGCATCAGGTTTTGAAGAGCTTGTTGCAATGGCTACAAGACTTTCTCACAAGCGCAATGTCTTCATTTCCATCAAGCAAAGCCATGTTCAAAATGTATCCAACACTTTCTCGTAA
- the LOC106315374 gene encoding putative F-box/LRR-repeat protein At3g28410, which produces MDPSVDGVDMISSMPPEILHHILSFIRTQYAIRTSVLSRGWRHVWCETPFLDFDCFHRYGIRRQLTAQDISQTLILYRAPKITSCHLRMPRNLREHEMNSWIEFVVSRNVEKLSLFFDCYPNHVFEKIFYLSSSLKQLCIWHCDMMIPGCTVSLKSLRKLKLWDCHLYDESVANILSGSPVLETLRLDYCTGPQRLDLSKSPSLRRLKILWCPGPTEIVAPHVHYLSLSNSSEPPPTLVDVSSLTEASIDIIDSVNLCRLLNADFLQTMVLKMLAKLQNVKRLTFTGPILEILSLAELHGVPFPTFKVETLTVETNFTRYVIPGLARLLQNSPELKMLIAHAGYQVGIQDRDLDRYMDSEGLNRDECWRSKYEVFPTSLEFCRMIRCKDEMWKLMASFMEMVIRNVKTLETLVVGLEYVVSDARWFGLQMIPTLSNNNNVSIVLKR; this is translated from the exons ATGGATCCTTCAGTCGATGGTGTTGATATGATCAGCTCGATGCCGCCTGAGATCCTTCACCATATCCTCTCATTTATTCGAACTCAGTATGCGATCAGAACGTCGGTGTTGTCCAGAGGGTGGAGGCATGTATGGTGCGAGACACCTTTTCTCGACTTTGATTGTTTCCACAGATATGGAATTAGGCGACAGCTGACGGCTCAAGATATAAGCCAAACCCTAATTCTATACAGGGCTCCGAAAATCACGAGTTGTCATCTTCGTATGCCACGAAATTTACGTGAACACGAGATGAATAGCTGGATCGAGTTTGTTGTGTCCCGCAATGTGGAGAAGCTGTCTCTTTTCTTCGATTGTTACCCTAATCACGTTTTCGAGAAGATCTTCTATCTCAGTTCCTCCTTAAAGCAGCTCTGCATTTGGCATTGTGATATGATGATTCCGGGATGCACAGTATCTTTGAAATCCCTAAGGAAGTTAAAATTGTGGGACTGTCATCTCTACGATGAATCTGTTGCTAATATTCTCTCTGGCTCTCCAGTTCTTGAAACCTTGAGGTTGGATTACTGTACAGGACCTCAACGTCTTGATCTGAGTAAATCACCTAGTTTGAGAAGACTAAAGATTCTCTGGTGCCCAGGGCCAACCGAGATTGTAGCTCCGCACGTCCATTATTTGAGTTTGAGCAACTCTAGTGAGCCACCACCTACTTTAGTGGATGTCTCTTCTTTGACCGAAGCTAGCATTGACATAATTGATTCAGTGAACCTTTGCCGTCTTTTGAATGCTGATTTTCTCCAAACCATGGTGTTAAAAATGCTTGCAAAATTACAAAACGTTAAGAGGCTTACTTTTACCGGACCCATTCTTGAG ATTCTCTCTCTCGCTGAGCTCCATGGTGTTCCTTTCCCAACGTTCAAGGTTGAAACTTTGACTGTTGAAACAAATTTTACAAGATATGTTATTCCTGGTTTAGCAAGGTTACTACAGAATTCACCTGAGCTAAAAATGCTAATAGCACACGCGGGATACCAGGTCGGCATACAG GACAGGGATCTGGACAGATATATGGATTCAGAAGGTTTGAATCGCGATGAATGCTGGAGATCAAAATATGAGGTATTTCCTACCTCACTTGAGTTTTGTAGGATGATACGTTGTAAGGATGAAATGTGGAAGCTCATGGCTTCGTTCATGGAAATGGTGATAAGAAACGTAAAAACACTAGAGACGTTGGTGGTAGGGTTGGAATATGTTGTTAGTGATGCAAGATGGTTTGGACTTCAGATGATTCCAACGCTTTCTAACAACAATAATGTCTCCATTGTGCTCAAACGCTAA
- the LOC106318016 gene encoding 40S ribosomal protein S23-2: MGKTRGMGAGRKLKRLRINQRWADKQYKKSHQGNEWKKPFAGSSHAKGIVLEKIGIEAKQPNSAIRKCARVQLIKNGKKIAAFVPNDGCLNYIEENDEVLIAGFGRKGHAVGDIPGVRFKVVKVSGVSLLALFKEKKEKPRS, from the exons ATGGG TAAGACAAGGGGAATGGGAGCTGGGCGCAAGCTCAAGAGGCTCCGTATCAATCAGAGGTGGGCTGACAAGCAGTACAAGAAGTCCCATCAGGGTAACGAGTGGAAGAAGCCTTTTGCTGGTTCTTCCCACGCCAAGGGAATTGTTCTTGAGAAAAT CGGTATTGAGGCTAAACAGCCTAACTCTGCTATCCGTAAGTGTGCTAGAGTTCAGCTTATCAAGAACGGAAAGAAGATTGCCGCTTTTGTCCCCAACGATGGTTGCTTGAACTACATTGAGGAAAAT GACGAGGTGTTGATTGCTGGGTTTGGTCGTAAGGGTCATGCTGTGGGAGATATTCCCGGAGTCAGGTTCAAGGTCGTCAAGGTTTCTGGTGTCTCACTCTTGGCCCTCTTCAAGGAGAAGAAGGAGAAGCCAAGATCTTAA